One genomic segment of Methanothermobacter wolfeii includes these proteins:
- the cgi121 gene encoding KEOPS complex subunit Cgi121 yields MKIEVAGYRGRIGSVEGILSELRKFRGTIQLLDARAVAGRDHALHGALHAVRAFERGNNISSDTGIEVCLRIAGMRQISRALELLGIREGEMEICAVLIDCDEGLEFLDSRFQRDDGVLEPDEEYLRRLYGLGTEADLLGVEDALIERTTMLIIDS; encoded by the coding sequence GTGAAGATAGAAGTTGCAGGTTACAGGGGGAGAATAGGGAGTGTTGAAGGCATACTATCTGAACTGAGGAAGTTCAGGGGCACCATCCAGCTCCTTGATGCCAGGGCAGTGGCAGGGAGGGACCACGCCCTACATGGAGCCCTCCATGCAGTAAGGGCCTTTGAGAGGGGTAACAACATATCCTCTGACACCGGTATTGAGGTCTGCCTCAGGATAGCCGGGATGAGGCAGATAAGCAGGGCCCTTGAACTCCTCGGTATACGTGAAGGTGAAATGGAGATCTGCGCGGTCCTCATTGACTGCGATGAGGGATTGGAGTTCCTTGATTCAAGATTCCAGAGGGATGACGGTGTCCTTGAACCCGATGAAGAGTACCTCAGGAGGCTCTACGGCCTTGGCACTGAGGCGGATCTTCTTGGAGTTGAGGACGCCCTCATCGAGAGGACAACCATGCTGATTATTGATTCATAG